In Poecilia reticulata strain Guanapo linkage group LG15, Guppy_female_1.0+MT, whole genome shotgun sequence, the sequence TACAGGAAGTGACAATAAAACTGCAAAGACCTGCAGGGACATAAACACTCAGCttgttgggagcagtgatggttgTAGGGAGGAAGGATCTGCTGAAATGCCACTTTGTGCATGAAGGACGCAGCACAGAGCTGATctcacagctgctgctccaacaTGGCGGATGATACAGGCGTCACATCTtcagcagcgccccctgctgtctaGAAGACCTCAGGCTGCTCTGACCCGTCCTGTAAGGAGTATTTGAGGATATGAACAGAGGAACAAAAGAGCTGAAACATTCAGATCATTTCTGTAGGGCGGGTTAAGTTACTCCTCCTGTCACGTCCAGAGGAGTTTATGTATCGGTAATTATTGTTCAGTCAGGCGATCAGTGAATAGCAGAGGATCATCAGAGCCTCTGATGACGAAGCTTTGACTGTCTGCTGCGACGCCCCGAACATCAACACTGTAAAACCTGCACAGGaaaaacatgtctgtgttttctttattattcatttgaaataacAAGACTTCAACCTGCAGTTATTATTTCATTTCCCACCTTCTACACtccatatttacataaaaataaggaaaatcaACGCATTTTTTACAAACTTATCAGATCCATAATAatcacagataaaacatgtttaaatgacAAATCTACATTATTACCTTTGCAGATAGGAACTCAGACCagcagctgatttatttttctattccaGGATTTTTGGTGATTTTGCTGTGACCATAACAAAATGTCAGGTTATGAACCAGACATTTTGGTTCCGCCATCAATGCCTGAATTTAACACAGATCTGGAGTTTTAAAGgttcagttttatgtaaaatctacttttttgagCTCTCCATCGAgttataatgtttttctctcatcacAAACACACCTGGCGCCTCATGCATAAAAAACTGTGCCGTTTTCAGAACGgaaacagagcagctgctgctccggCTCGCCTCccataaatacataataatataaattagtataaatacccgGAAGTCTGCCGCCACGTGaagcagtaaccatggcaacgtcctTGTCTGAAGCAGTTTacgtatttataataataataattatatattttatttaatggtgCTTTGAGGGCAATTAGTGTCaccacacaaaaataaaaatacattttaaataaaacaatcaataaataaaaaataaagagatcgAGCAAATGGCCGCCTGAACAGCAGCGCGATCTAAAGACAGACAGAGTGGGAAGTGGAGGTTTATTCTTCATGCATGTTAGAGAaaccctttaatctccatgggaACCAGCTAGCTGCTAAACGCCTGAGCGGCCGTAGCCCCGCCtccgaggcgcagctcctcctcgcAGCTCCTCCATGTCTGAAACACCGTCAGCTGTTAGAGGCCAGAAAACAAATTCAgctcaaaacaacaaactggaCGCAAAACGAGAAACTAAGAACAATAACGAGAAATGTAATGGAgtaaaaaacaggattttattgttaatgGAGTAAAATAATAACGTCTTTAAAAACAGCTGGTCAGAAACTGAACTCCTGTCAGGAAGTCGACCCGTTTGATTCCCGTTTTCCCAGGAAAGTTCCAGGAACTTCCAGGATTCTCACATCAAAGTTTGAtcaaattcatgttttcatatcaaattatttatgtttcatcaAAAAGATcgtaaacatttctttaaaacttgACAGAGCCAAATATCAGATGTTGGTATAAAACACGTGACGGAGGGTTTCAGTGTTTGTGGGGGCCGTTACCATAGCAACGCCGAGTTCATGCAGACttgcttatttgtttattaCAGCAGATAGAGACAagataaatacacacacacacaccttacCCTGCAGCGAAACCTGCAGctcacagccaatcagagagcagagcCACCAGGAaggatcatcatcatcatcagggtGGAGCAGCTGCGTCCATAAACACATCCTGtctggagatgatgatgatgatgatgatgatgatgatgatgatgatgatgatgatcggaccggaccggaccggaccggaccgggaaCCGAACCGGCCGGTTCTCCATGCAGGCTGGACCCCGTCAGTCCTCCCTGACTCAGCGTCTCTCCTCTTCACCTGACGCTAATGACCTCCGGTGGTTTTACCTGCAGGCAAAGAACAGGGCGTCACCAACCCTGACTGAGCTGCAGTCCAACCGGTGGGACGGGTCGGACCGAACCGCGCCCGGTTCCCGGGCGGGGCGTCGCCACCAGGTATAAGAGGCTGAGCGGACCCAGAGCCAGCAGCGCACCGATCTCTCACCACTTCCTGACCAGTAGCCACTGACCACCTGCAGCGGACATGGACTTCCTGAAAAAGGCCGTCGGAGGAAACGACAATGTCGCCAAAGTTGCCGGGCAGAAAGCGGGTGAGTCTCAGATAAAACTcactttactttattttaagtaagtttttgtttcttccttaGTTTTAAGCTTAAGGTTAATTTGATCAGGTTAGAAACTGATGAATGTTTTaggattaaatatttatatttagtcagtaaaaatgaaggaaaaagagaaaagctgaTAAATTTCTAATTCACATCAGTAAAATCTGCAGCTTTATTCATCATCCGCTTTGCTTCTTATCCCTCCCAACATCAGGAAATGTGATTCCTGCTGATTCCTGTGTCCCAACAGAAACCAACATGATATTAAAGCTGCAAATTAAATTACTCATTaaaattaatgattattttacgTGCATTAGAGGAGCTGCTTTAGgaaactttttgtttcagaCGTTTCGTTCCAGAACTTTCTGGATTTGAGATCTGCGTTGCTGTCAATGACAAACCTCAACCCatagggtcaaaggtcaaagctgcagctgcatctGGTCTCTTGCTGGTTCTGACCAAACTGCCCTTTGTTCCTCAGTGTCTGAGCTAAATGAAGGAGAAGcaacagaaccgggtcaaaAACATTCTAAGCCTGATTTAACAGATAGGAAAAGATCCTAACagttaaatcaataaaacatttatgaaatgatcacaaaaaacaaagaaaagctaaatagcaaacattatttatttattgtttatttattgacatGTTTTGGTCTTTAAATTCACTAATTCCACCATAAAATGATTCAAACTCAGCAAGAAAACCAGAATATTAATCTGAAATCCGAACAGGAAGTGGAATCGGTCATAATGTTCCTCtgaggagaagatggaggatgaactctgacctttcaGTCTGATAGAACCGGCCCACTGTGCTCATCCTCACTGCTGCTGACGGTTTAAAATCCGGTTCAGGTGGAGCTGAAACCACCGACCTGAAAAACCGCCTGAACCTTCACCACAACATTTTCACCTTCAGGCGGCTCTCCACACAGGTGGAGCTCCACCTGGAGGGGCGGAGCTTCACCTCAGCAGGGCGGGGCTCCGCCCACTCCAGATGAAGCTCCGCCCACAGCTGAGGAAAATTCCTGTGGCTCCTTTAATTAACCTGATTTATCAGGAGGATCTTCAAGGCAGAACTCGTCTGTTGCTGCTTCTGCAGGTCAGTTTGTGGAGCAAAAGGTGGATGAGTTCGTGGgtggaaaaaagggaaaagaccagcagcagcagaaaccgcagcagccgcagcagccgcagcagccgcagcagccgcagcagccgcagcagccgcagcagccgcagcagcaaGGAGATGACGGATGCTTTGGTCTGGGAGACGCACTGGGGCAGGACGGACAAAATGCAGGTGAGTCGACATCATTTAACAACAAAGTTTACCTGAAACAGGTGAGGAGCCGGAGCAGGAGTTCACACCTGGAGAACACCGCCCCCTGGTGTCCACTGGGCTCCACTGACGCACCTGGAGCAGGAAGAAGACGGAGGATCAGGAGGAAACATGAgaacaaaatcaatattttccTCCAGTCAGAATAACTGATGATCCAGATTTTACAGCCCTGAAGAACTTCCTGATGTTTAATCACATTATTATCATCAAAAGATTCAGAAATCAAAGAGCTGCAGAGCGTCAGAGTGACGACCTTCATTAGTTTGTTCTTATTagaatcaatcacattttatctgtacagaacatttcagcagcaaagcatttaAAGCCCtttaatcattaaaacaaaaacagagtaataaacaatcagagaaaaataaaattaacaaaaaacaagcagaaaaaaccaaaacaaacaaaagtaaacataattaaaacctGCATCTCTTTTCCAGACTTCAGTTAAAACGCCACCAACTGGGACTTTAACCCTTAACCAGCCGcaataataacttcagttttatcctcacattgatctgttctcagcatctgttcagtgattggatggggtcaaaggtcacctggtgacatcgtaatGNNNNNNNNNNNNNNNNNNNNNNNNNNNNNNNNNNNNNNNNNNNNNNNNNNNNNNNNNNNNNNNNNNNNNNNNNNNNNNNNNNNNNNNNNNNNNNNNNNNNNNNNNNNNNNNNNNNNNNNNNNNNNNNNNNNNNNNNNNNNNNNNNNNNNNNNNNNNNNNNNNNNNNNNNNNNNNNNNNNNNNNNNNNNNNNNNNNNNNNNNNNNNNNNNNNNNNNNNNNNNNNNNNNNNNNNNNNNNNNNNNNNNNNNNNNNNNNNNNNNNNNNNNNNNNNNNNNNNNNNNNNNNNNNNNNNNNNNNNNNNNNNNNNNNNNNNNNNNNNNNNNNNNNNNNNNNNNNNNNNNNNNNNNNNNNNNNNNNNNNNNNNNNNNNNNNNNNNNNNNNNNNNNNNNNNNNNNNNNNNNNNNNNNNNNNNNNNNNNNNNNNNNNNNNNNNNNNNNNNNNNNNNNNNNNNNNNNNNNNNNNNNNNNNNNNNNNNNNNNNNNNNNNNNNNNNNNNNNNNNNNNNNNNNNNNNNNNNNNNNNNNNNNNNNNNNNNNNNNNNNNNNNNNNNNNNNNNNNNNNNNNNNNNNNNNNNNNNNNNNNNNNNNNNNNNNNNNNNNNNNNNNNNNNNNNNNNNNNNNNNNNNNNNNNNNNNNNNNNNNNNNNNNNNNNNNNNNNNNNNNNNNNNNNNNNNNNNNNNNNNNNNNNNNNNNNNNNNNNNNNNNNNNNNNNNNNNNNNNNNNNNNNNNNNNNNNNNNNNNNNNNNNNNNNNNNNNNNNNNNNNNNNNNNNNNNNNNNNNNNNNNNNNNNNNNNNNNNNNNNNNNNNNNNNNNNNNNNNNNNNNNNNNNNNNNNNNNNNNNNNNNNNNNNNNNNNNNNNNNNNNNNNNNNNNNNNNNNNNNNNNNNNNNNNNNNNNNNNNNNNNNNNNNNNNNNNNNNNNNNNNNNNNNNNNNNNNNNNNNNNNNNNNNNNNNNNNNNNNNNNNNNNNNNNNNNNNNNNNNNNNNNNNNNNNNNNNNNNNNNNNNNNNNNNNNNNNNNNNNNNNNNNNNNNNNNNNNNNNNNNNNNNNNNNNNNNNNNNNNNNNNNNNNNNNNNNNNNNNNNNNNNNNNNNNNNNNNNNNNNNNNNNNNNNNNNNNNNNNNNNNNNNNNNNNNNNNNNNNNNNNNNNNNNNNNNNNNNNNNNNNNNNNNNNNNNNNNNNNNNNNNNNNNNNNNNNNNNNNNNNNNNNNNNNNNNNNNNNNNNNNNNNNNNNNNNNNNNNNNNNNNNNNNNNNNNNNNNNNNNNNNNNNNNNNNNNNNNNNNNNNNNNNNNNNNNNNNNNNNNNNNNNNNNNNNNNNNNNNNNNNNNNNNNNNNNNNNNNNNNNNNNNNNNNNNNNNNNNNNNNNNNNNNNNNNNNNNNNNNNNNNNNNNNNNNNNNNNNNNNNNNNNNNNNNNNNNNNNNNNNNNNNNNNNNGGTTCTTAATGGACCCGGTTCTAAGTGGACCCGGTTCTAAGTGGACCTGGTTCTTAGTGGACCCGGTTCTTAGTGGACCTG encodes:
- the LOC103477392 gene encoding RNA polymerase II degradation factor 1-like, whose translation is MDFLKKAVGGNDNVAKVAGQKAGQFVEQKVDEFVGGKKGKDQQQQKPQQPQQPQQPQQPQQPQQPQQPQQQGDDGCFGLGDALGQDGQNAAGGLKDMAAGLFK